One Pseudomonas muyukensis DNA segment encodes these proteins:
- a CDS encoding MFS transporter gives MDKYAPRQWLPHEKPSLPGSPSTPLHAPAKRLAYGVVGLLVAITGGLGNALVVANLPFLQGALGATSAEMAWLPAAFVMTNVSMNLLLVKFRQQFGLRAFTEVFLVLYALVTFAHLFVNDLNSAIAVRAAHGMVGAALSSLGLYYMIQAFPAQWRLKAMVLGLGASQLAVPLARIFFEDLLQIAEWRGLYLFELGLALAALGCVLLLKLPPGDRFKTFEPLDFLTFTLMASGTALLCAALSLGRIDWWLDAPWIGVALAAAIALIFSGLAIEHNRSNPLLMTRWLGSGAIIRLALCVILIRMVTSEQSTGAVGFLQALNMSSEQMRTLYAIMLLGAIAGLASSALTINPAHLVLPLFISLAAMATGAFMDSSSSNLTRPAQMYLSQFLLAFGSTFFFGPSMALGISHVRANPRNLVSFSVLFGICNNLGGLIGSALLGTFQTLREKFHSSTLVDQLSSLEPLVGARIQGGGAGYAGVIVDPALRNEVGMRLLANAATREANVLAYNDVFMLIGTIAILTMIWIFIRSLYLRYLNATSGAPTR, from the coding sequence ATGGATAAATACGCCCCCCGCCAGTGGCTGCCCCACGAAAAGCCCAGCCTGCCCGGTTCGCCTTCCACGCCCCTGCACGCGCCGGCCAAGCGCCTGGCCTACGGCGTGGTCGGCCTGCTGGTGGCCATCACCGGTGGCCTGGGCAACGCGCTGGTGGTGGCCAACCTGCCGTTCCTGCAAGGCGCCCTGGGCGCCACCAGCGCCGAGATGGCCTGGCTGCCGGCCGCCTTCGTGATGACCAACGTGTCGATGAACCTGCTGCTGGTGAAGTTCCGCCAGCAATTCGGCCTGCGCGCCTTCACCGAGGTGTTCCTGGTGCTCTATGCCCTGGTCACCTTCGCCCACCTGTTCGTCAACGACCTCAACTCGGCCATCGCCGTGCGCGCCGCCCACGGCATGGTCGGCGCCGCGCTCAGTTCGCTGGGGCTGTACTACATGATCCAGGCCTTCCCCGCCCAGTGGCGGCTCAAGGCCATGGTGCTGGGCCTGGGCGCCTCGCAACTGGCGGTGCCGTTGGCGCGGATCTTCTTCGAGGACCTGCTGCAGATCGCCGAATGGCGCGGGTTGTACCTGTTCGAACTGGGCCTGGCACTGGCGGCGCTGGGTTGCGTGCTGCTGCTCAAGCTGCCGCCGGGCGACCGCTTCAAGACCTTCGAGCCGCTGGACTTCCTGACCTTCACCCTGATGGCCAGCGGCACCGCCCTGCTCTGCGCGGCGCTGTCGCTCGGGCGCATCGACTGGTGGCTGGATGCGCCGTGGATCGGCGTGGCGCTGGCGGCGGCCATCGCTTTGATCTTCTCGGGGCTGGCCATCGAGCACAACCGCAGCAACCCCCTGTTGATGACCCGCTGGCTGGGCAGCGGCGCGATCATCCGCCTGGCCCTGTGCGTGATCCTGATCCGCATGGTCACCTCCGAGCAATCCACCGGCGCGGTGGGTTTTCTGCAGGCACTGAACATGAGCAGCGAGCAGATGCGCACGCTGTACGCGATCATGCTGCTGGGGGCTATCGCCGGGCTGGCCAGCAGCGCCCTGACCATCAACCCCGCCCACCTGGTGCTGCCACTGTTCATCTCGCTGGCGGCGATGGCCACCGGCGCCTTCATGGACAGCAGCTCGAGCAACCTCACCCGCCCGGCGCAGATGTACTTGAGCCAATTCCTGCTGGCCTTCGGCAGCACCTTCTTCTTCGGCCCGTCGATGGCCCTGGGCATCAGCCATGTGCGCGCCAACCCGCGCAATCTGGTGAGCTTTTCGGTGCTGTTCGGGATCTGCAACAACCTCGGCGGCCTGATCGGCTCGGCGTTGCTGGGCACCTTCCAGACCCTGCGCGAGAAGTTCCATTCCAGCACCCTGGTCGACCAGCTCAGCAGCCTTGAACCGCTGGTCGGCGCACGGATCCAGGGCGGTGGCGCCGGCTACGCCGGGGTCATCGTCGACCCGGCGCTGCGCAACGAGGTGGGCATGCGCCTGCTGGCCAACGCGGCAACCCGCGAGGCCAACGTGCTGGCCTACAACGATGTGTTCATGCTGATCGGCACGATCGCTATCCTGACCATGATCTGGATCTTCATCCGCAGCCTTTACCTGCGCTACCTCAACGCCACCAGCGGTGCCCCGACCCGATGA
- a CDS encoding HlyD family secretion protein — translation MTQETPTTTTTAIAETPEGSVPPSEPSSPARTRRVRLLSSLSFAAVALAGILLVLYAWRLPPFSSAIESTENALVRGQVTIIGPQLGGYIVEVPVHDFQFVKQGDLLVRLDDRIYTQRLAQAIAQLKQQQAALANNLQQRNSAEATIAQRQAAITDAAAQADKARADLQRNQALVSDGSVSRRELDLSRASQAAAIASLAQAKAALEIARQDRETVIVNRAALQASVENAKAAVELARIDLDNTRVKAPRDGQLGQIGTRLGAYVNPGAQLMALVPDTLWVIANMKETQMANVRIGQAATFTVDALNHLKLRGHVQQISPATGSEFALLQGDNATGNFVKIAQRIPVRITVDAGQADARHLRPGMSVVVSIDTHQGVVAE, via the coding sequence ATGACCCAGGAAACGCCCACGACCACCACCACCGCCATCGCCGAAACCCCAGAGGGCAGCGTGCCACCGAGCGAGCCGAGCAGCCCGGCGCGCACCCGGCGGGTACGCCTGCTGTCGTCGCTGAGCTTCGCCGCCGTGGCCCTGGCTGGCATCCTGCTGGTGCTCTACGCCTGGCGCCTGCCGCCGTTCAGCAGTGCCATCGAGAGCACCGAGAATGCCCTGGTACGCGGCCAGGTGACGATCATCGGCCCGCAGCTGGGGGGCTATATCGTCGAGGTGCCGGTGCATGACTTCCAGTTCGTCAAGCAAGGCGACCTGCTGGTACGCCTGGATGACCGCATCTACACCCAGCGCCTGGCCCAGGCCATTGCCCAGCTCAAGCAGCAGCAGGCGGCGCTGGCCAACAACCTGCAGCAACGCAACAGCGCCGAGGCCACCATCGCCCAACGCCAGGCGGCGATAACCGATGCCGCGGCCCAGGCCGACAAGGCCCGCGCCGACCTGCAGCGCAACCAGGCGCTGGTCAGCGACGGCTCGGTGTCGCGCCGCGAGCTCGACCTCAGCCGCGCCAGCCAGGCCGCCGCCATCGCCAGCCTGGCCCAGGCCAAGGCCGCACTGGAGATCGCCCGCCAGGACCGCGAGACGGTGATCGTCAACCGCGCCGCCCTGCAGGCTTCGGTGGAGAACGCCAAGGCCGCCGTCGAGCTGGCCCGCATCGACCTCGACAACACCCGGGTCAAGGCCCCGCGCGACGGCCAGCTCGGCCAGATCGGCACCCGCCTGGGCGCCTACGTCAACCCGGGCGCGCAGTTGATGGCGCTGGTGCCCGATACCCTTTGGGTGATTGCCAACATGAAGGAGACGCAAATGGCCAACGTGCGCATCGGCCAGGCGGCGACCTTCACCGTCGATGCGCTCAACCACCTGAAGCTGCGCGGCCATGTGCAGCAGATCTCGCCGGCCACCGGTTCCGAGTTCGCCTTGCTGCAAGGCGACAATGCCACCGGCAACTTCGTCAAGATCGCCCAGCGCATCCCGGTGCGCATCACCGTCGACGCCGGGCAGGCCGATGCCCGGCACCTGAGGCCGGGGATGTCGGTGGTGGTGAGTATCGATACCCATCAAGGCGTGGTTGCCGAATAA
- a CDS encoding carbonate dehydratase → MIRKNPSGHLPEIAESAYIDHTAIICGKVIIHDNVFVGPYAVIRADEVDASGDMQPIVIGANSNIQDGVVIHSKSGAAVRIGQYSSIAHRSIVHGPCEVGDRVFIGFNSVLFNCKVGDGSVVRHNSVVDGRDLPPRFYVPPTEHIGPHTDLASYPPVSVSASEFSEDVARTNIDLVQGYKALQNEF, encoded by the coding sequence GTGATCCGCAAGAACCCCTCCGGCCACCTCCCCGAAATCGCCGAGTCGGCCTACATCGACCACACCGCCATCATCTGCGGCAAGGTGATCATCCACGACAACGTGTTCGTCGGCCCCTACGCAGTGATCCGCGCCGACGAGGTGGACGCCAGTGGCGACATGCAGCCGATCGTCATCGGCGCCAACTCCAACATCCAGGATGGCGTGGTGATCCATTCCAAGTCCGGCGCCGCGGTGCGCATCGGCCAGTACAGCTCCATTGCCCATCGCTCCATCGTGCATGGCCCCTGCGAGGTGGGCGACCGGGTGTTCATCGGCTTCAACAGCGTGCTGTTCAACTGCAAGGTCGGCGACGGCAGCGTGGTGCGGCACAACTCGGTGGTCGACGGCCGCGACCTGCCGCCGCGCTTCTACGTGCCGCCCACCGAGCACATCGGCCCGCACACCGACCTGGCCAGCTACCCGCCGGTCAGCGTGTCGGCTTCGGAGTTCTCCGAGGACGTGGCGCGCACCAACATCGACCTGGTGCAGGGCTACAAGGCCCTGCAGAACGAGTTCTGA
- a CDS encoding GNAT family N-acetyltransferase, producing MRIRPTLARDVALLPALERSAAQAFRQLPALAWLADGAVMAEADHLAYVSAASSWVAVDEHDTPVGFLCATVAGDALHIDELSVGLQAQGHGLGRRLLDQASASARQHGQRCLTLTTFAEVPWNAPFYQRYGFVPLSVGQLDARLSAVLAAELAHGLHNRCAMRLSLAL from the coding sequence ATGCGCATTCGCCCCACCCTCGCCCGCGACGTCGCCCTGCTGCCGGCCCTCGAGCGTTCGGCCGCCCAGGCCTTCCGGCAACTACCGGCCCTGGCCTGGCTGGCCGACGGCGCCGTCATGGCTGAAGCCGACCACCTGGCGTACGTCAGCGCCGCCAGCAGCTGGGTCGCGGTGGATGAGCACGACACCCCGGTGGGCTTTCTCTGCGCGACGGTCGCAGGCGACGCCCTGCACATCGACGAGCTGTCGGTCGGGCTCCAGGCCCAGGGCCATGGCCTGGGGCGGCGCTTGCTCGACCAGGCCAGCGCCTCCGCCCGCCAGCACGGCCAGCGCTGCCTGACCCTGACCACCTTCGCCGAGGTGCCGTGGAACGCCCCGTTCTACCAGCGCTACGGCTTCGTGCCGTTGTCGGTGGGGCAACTCGACGCGCGCCTTTCAGCCGTGCTGGCCGCGGAACTCGCCCACGGCCTGCACAACCGCTGCGCCATGCGCCTGTCGCTCGCCCTGTGA
- a CDS encoding dihydroorotase, with translation MNNLLVRNARLVNEGREFEADLLVRHGRIERIASSLDNVQAALELDAAGAWLLPGMIDDQVHFREPGAPHKGSIASESRAAVAGGITSFMDMPNTQPATLTLEALADKQRRAAAGSRANYAFHFGVSHDNLDTIAALDPCAVAGIKVFMGASTGNLLVDDPQVLEKLFIYAPTLVLAHCEHTPSILENERWWRSRHGEFIPPAAHPLIRDAEACYRSSSLAVALARRFGTRLHVLHLTTARELALFQPGPVAGKRITAEVCLHHLLFDDSDYATLGHLIKCNPAIKTGSDRDALRRALASDVIDVIGTDHAPHTLEEKRRVYSRAPAGLPLVQHALPAALELVSEGLLSMAQVVHKTSHAVAELFAIRERGFLREGYWADLALVERLATPRPAAADPVLARCGWSPFQQRSFHHLVRSTVVSGQLAWHQGRVRDQCQGLPLMFDR, from the coding sequence ATGAACAACTTGTTGGTGCGCAACGCCCGGCTGGTCAATGAGGGGCGCGAATTCGAAGCCGACCTGCTGGTGCGCCATGGCCGCATCGAGCGGATCGCCAGCAGCCTCGATAACGTGCAGGCGGCGTTGGAGCTCGATGCTGCGGGTGCCTGGCTGTTGCCGGGGATGATCGACGACCAGGTGCATTTCCGTGAGCCCGGCGCGCCGCACAAAGGCAGTATCGCCAGCGAGTCGCGGGCGGCGGTGGCTGGCGGGATCACCAGTTTCATGGACATGCCCAACACCCAGCCGGCGACCCTGACCCTCGAGGCCCTGGCCGACAAGCAGCGACGCGCTGCCGCCGGCTCCCGGGCCAACTACGCTTTCCACTTCGGCGTCAGCCACGACAACCTCGACACCATCGCCGCCCTCGACCCCTGCGCGGTGGCCGGGATCAAGGTGTTCATGGGTGCCTCCACCGGCAACCTGCTGGTGGACGACCCGCAGGTGCTGGAGAAGCTGTTCATCTATGCGCCGACCCTTGTCCTGGCCCATTGCGAGCACACCCCGAGCATCCTCGAGAACGAGCGCTGGTGGCGCAGCCGCCATGGCGAGTTCATCCCGCCGGCGGCGCACCCGCTGATCCGCGATGCCGAGGCCTGCTACCGCTCCTCCAGCCTGGCGGTGGCGTTGGCCCGACGCTTCGGCACGCGCCTGCACGTGCTGCACCTGACCACCGCGCGGGAGCTTGCGTTGTTCCAGCCTGGGCCTGTGGCCGGCAAGCGCATCACCGCCGAGGTGTGCCTGCACCACCTGCTGTTCGACGACAGCGACTACGCCACCCTTGGGCACCTGATCAAGTGCAACCCGGCGATCAAGACCGGCAGCGACCGCGACGCCCTGCGCCGGGCCCTGGCCAGCGACGTGATCGACGTGATCGGTACCGACCATGCGCCGCACACCCTGGAGGAAAAACGCCGGGTCTACAGCCGCGCGCCGGCCGGCCTGCCGCTGGTGCAGCATGCGCTGCCGGCGGCGCTGGAGCTGGTCAGCGAAGGGCTGTTGAGCATGGCCCAGGTGGTGCACAAGACCAGCCACGCGGTGGCCGAGCTGTTCGCCATTCGCGAGCGGGGTTTTCTGCGCGAGGGTTACTGGGCCGATTTGGCCCTGGTCGAGCGCCTGGCCACGCCGCGCCCGGCCGCCGCCGACCCGGTGCTGGCGCGTTGCGGCTGGAGCCCATTCCAGCAGCGCAGTTTTCACCACCTGGTGCGCAGCACGGTGGTGTCGGGGCAATTGGCCTGGCACCAAGGACGGGTGCGTGATCAATGCCAGGGCCTGCCTTTGATGTTCGACCGCTGA